Within the Erpetoichthys calabaricus chromosome 1, fErpCal1.3, whole genome shotgun sequence genome, the region ACAAAGTTGTGAccaaagctgagggagggggtgtttgtcagtcattacccaacccgctatatcctaacacaaggtcactggggtctgctggagccaatcccagccagcacagagcacaaggcaggaacaaatcccctgggcagggcgccagcccaccgcaggacacacacacacacacacacacccacacaccaaacacacactagggacaataaaggaccgtcaatgcacctaacctgcatggctttggattgtgggaggaaagcggagcacccgaaggaaacccacgcagacacggggagaacatgcgaactccagcagtgaggacccaggaagcaaacccaggcctccttactgagaggcagcagcgctaccactgcaccaacgtGACGCCCTGACTTGTGTTTGTTGTGAGTGAGAATGGAATTATATactttgacattattttttttctttttttcctttagatGCATTTAAAATACATAGAGAAACTTGTTTTGGGTTCTGCTTGCTTTGTCTCTTGGTATATTTCCCAATAAGTAGGttgtttgtatatttttcctatttttgcAGTAGTAGTTGTTCCATCAGAGGACACCCTCACAGTCCTAAGTACAACTCTTTTGGTCCTCAGCGGATGCACATCTGAACACGGGGGACACCATGAAAATTCCATACAGCCAGTGATCAAGTCAGGGTCTCTAGAgctatgagacagcagcactgcCAACTGTGCcaccatttcctttttttttgcaaattgtaCTGTTAGGCTTCTAAAtttcatattgtattgtattcctatTGCCCCTGTATAGTGCTCTATGATGATACATGCTGTGTTTGGAGTTATATAAAATACAGGCTAATTGGTTCAATGAGTTGCACACCATGACAAGTGATATCAAGGCCACTGCAGTGTTCCTGCTTCTGTTGTCCTCTTTTCCACACACATGAAGTCATTTGGATAAGACACCACTGCCTGCTTCTGTCTCACACCTCTGAGTCGACAAACAAGTAGAACACAACAGCAGTGTTGTAACCTCACTGCTCACGAATGCAAAACCGTAAgatgtcaaaaaaaattaaacagattaatgCTGCTGTTTTACATGAAAAGGAACTTGATGTGAAGAACTAACAGGAAGCCTGCTTGCCTGTGTGCTCTTTCATGACGTTTCTCTCCTTTTGTATGTTAGTTGAAGATGTTACTGATAATCCAAATGTCAGCTAGTCCAGCCCATGTGTTTCTTCTCCTATATGAAAGAAATATAATCTTTCTTTTTGTGATTCTTTGTCGATATCtttcaatgaaaatattgttacaaGTCCAACAtaggaaaattaatttgaattgtcCATAGGATTAATGTCAACAAGCAAAGCAGTAATTTTCATATCAGAAAAAGCTATTTAAACACCAGGCAATGATACACACCATCTAAATGTGTGCAGAGTGTGAACGTTCACTGTCAGTAAGAGCAGACTGAAGCGGAGACATCCACACGGCCTGCTGACCACAATTCTTGGAAACATTAAGCAGCAGTTAGGCTTTAGGTAAGCAAAACTCTGTAGGTGTAAAGTGATTGTTCATTCTTGAATCTATGTTGGCCACTCGATGTCAGAAGGGACACGAGACTCACTTTAACTGGCAAACACCTTCAGCCTAACAGTCATGTAGAAACTGAAATAGACAATGCAATTGCCACCCTTAATCTGAGAAGGTTTAcatttgttgatatttttgtctgtttcatTCCTTCATTCTTCATCAGAACAGATTTTGTTGCCTGTGAATTGCACTGGGAAGTGCTGCCTATGAAGGCCATGCAATAGACCAACAAGTTGAGTGGCACAGTGgctcagccacttcacactccAGGACCCTGAATTTCACTCCTGGTCTGcttactgtctgtgtggattttgcatgtttttcataCAGTATTTGTGCTTCTCAAGTTAATTGGTAATTACAAATTGGCATGGAGGGAGTGTTTTCACAAGTAAGCCCAAGCTGTACAAGTACTGCGTCTAGAGTTGGTTCAGTCTTTGTTCTCCATGAAGGATGTAAGCAGGTACAGTACATGCATGCAAAAGAAGTACAAACATCTGTTTCTTCATTGTaggaatttttttaaatcagaagaAAACATACAGTTCAGAGATGCTTTTCTCTCATTGTTACTCTGCAGGCTCCAGTTTCCTGCAAccttgtaacagaaaaaaatgaattcacaaagtGGATTGAGTGGATGGATAAACACGATGGGCAGCATATTAATAATTCCTGCAGGTAAGACATTGCAATCAAGATGGTTAAGTCAACAGAGAAATATCATGTGAGGcatgtggctgggggtggtacccggctgggacgcccaggaggaccggaggagggcttgcacctcctccagaccaagaGGGGGCAACCgacctggttgctttgggggccatgggtacagagctttgaagctgaaccctgtaggggcccgtggtcaccgacAGGGGGCGCACGGATGCCTTGGCAgccttggacctcagcacttccgccacacccgggagtgccgatggaagattgccaggaagcacctggagcacatccgggtggctataaaaggggccgcctccctccattcgatggctggagtcgggtggaagtggacaagagtCTTGGAGAAGTGGAGTGGAGGCGGCGAAGAGAGGCActgaggaaagaggcctggactttggggtgattggtgctgcggcactgggttgtgtgcttcatcaTACTTGTAAAtacttgtaaaataaacgtgtgttgggtgacataacgatgtccatctgtctgtgtcagggctgcttCCCTCAAAGTGAAAGAAGTAAAGACCTAAAGATGAACGGCTCAGGTTAACAGGTACAGTATCTGTAAACTGGCCAGGTGTGATTGGGTGTGTGTGTAAGTCAGGACTCTGTGATAGACCGGCAACTTGTCCAGGAATATGTGAGTTTGATAACATTAAGTTATACTGATAAAAGAACTCTAATGTGtacaatacagtatgtttattcaaTTTGTTTCCCAGTATTCATTAAGATGTCTGGTGTCCTGTTGTCACAGCACAAGGTGACAGGGTCAAGTTATCTTAGGATGGAGTGATGTTATGTGGAGAGGATGCTCAAACACTTTGAAAAGCCCACATTTGCAGTTCAGTGGCCACGTAGCCATGTGCTACAACAGCCTAACTACATGATGTCTCTTtcaaattgtaaaagaaaaacataatatacAGCTAAGACAATactaaacatataaataaatactgaaaatcCTGACAAAAATGGGCTCACTTTAATACTTTTAGTGTTCTTTCAAGATTTTTTGAGAAAGTTCAATACTTTTGTTTGCCCAGATGGCAGTGGCTCTGAGTTGCCAAAAAAAAGTATAAGAAGCTCATAATGGCCTTCTCAGCTCCAGTGAAGCACGACAAGAGCCATTGTGTGCAGGTCACTTGCACAGGGATTTGGGTCACACCTGTGCAGGTCACCAGCCTTTCTTATTAGGTCCACAGCTTCATTAGGTCAGTCAGTGTCATGTCCTGCTTTTCCTGACCTGCTCTCCTTTTGTCTTATGCTGTTTTCAGTTTAAGGTCAAATACCATGAAGTCCCTTCATTGCAAGGGTGGTCACCCTGAACTCTGAGGACATCACTTATCAGGTTCTGCCTGAAAAACTGTCCTGCAACATGCGCACAGGTCTTTAAGTTTGACCATGGGAAACAATCTTTAGCAAAAGTTGATTTAGAGCTTTATAAAGAATAAGGACACCACTGCATGTTTAGTGCTCAGCCACAGTTTGACAGCTGATGGTttcctttttgctttttctttctgacattttctgctgCAGGATTCAGATTGTTTGTAATGGTTGTGCACGGATCCCAGGAGTTTAACtattattatgtaaatgaaacaaTGAACTGGACAAATGCACAGGCTTACTGCCGGAGTAACTTCGCTGACTTGGTGACTATTGCAGACAAGGAGGAACTTAAGGAAATTCTGAACAATCTTACAAGAGAAAATTACTCTGATGCAGAAATCTGGATTGGGCTAAAAGATATACATAAGACCAATGGAACATGGAGCAACGATGAAACATTCACCTATCGAAACTGGAATGTGGGGGAACCAAACAATGATAATGTATCTTGTGGCACCATGTACTACCacagaaatgaaacaaaccaCAATGGCACCTGGAATGACTGTGGTTGTCAAAACAGTCAGCCATTCATCTGCTATGCAGGTAAGTTACAGCTGAGCACACACTCATGTCTGGAGATAGAGTGGCAGAAATGAGGCTCATCAATGTCATATTGcatacaaaatctgtaaattataATTAAGCAAAAATTCAACAGGAAAGcaagtaaataattattttccaGAGATATAAAATATGTTATCTTGAGAAAGcagagtaaatatatatataacctttgtttttatttttaaaacccgTTACCACATCTTTCTGTAGTATTCAATTCTGTTAGACCCATTTTCAATTCACAAATatacaacaaattattttttcaactTGAGATTCAATGtattttgctcattttctttgaagaacatgtaaaggaaagaattttTATCAAGTACATACATTACGTTTGTGATATTCGTGTCTGCTAGGCCCGGGAGCAATTAATGTGTGGAAACTGATGATaaaacaatgacatcactttAGAGTCATTGTTTCAAAATAACCAAAACCTAATCCCACAGGACCAATCATTTACATCACCATCAACCATAAACTCCTCCATCAGCTCCTCCATACCCACACAATCTCCAACAATACCATTTTCTTTTATACAAACACCTAATCCCATCACACCAGTTATTCTAATTTCCTTTCAAAATGGAATTGGGTAGGGATGCAAAAAATACATCGCTCTGCATATGTGGCTTCTTTCCAAAAACCAACCAGGATGGCAAAGAAAATCTCTACTGAGATGACcttagaaatcattttaaaataaagagaaacttAAGAGTGACCACTTTGAAAGACAAAGAATTTTCAGATAATGGGCATCATGTTTCTGTCAATTTGGAGTATGACAGTGAGTTTGAAGAAGAGGATAGGATTGCCTCTCAGAAAGGAGAAGAACTATGgatttcaaaaataatgaaattgaatgaAGTTCTTGAAGAAGGAAGGAGCCACCCTACTTTGCTGCCAACATGATAAAGATGCAACCAGGGAAAACATTAATGGCAGTTTTTCTTGTGCAATACATCATgttcttttaaacatttcattccAGACACCATCCAGAAAATCATTTTGGACTGCACAAATTTGGAGGGGACTTATGTTTTTGGAGAGAGGTTGAAAGAAATTGACCAAACCAATTTAAATGCATACTTTGGGCTTCTTATACTTGCTGATATTTTCAGATTCAGTGAAGAGTCCACTTCTGCGGAATGCAGAAAATGGTCAAGAACCTTTCAATGAAACAATGTCTCTGCAAATCTTTTACAAAGTTTCCAGGATGCTGCTTTGATAACTGAGATATCAGACCACCTCGACAACAGGGAGAGAAGCTGGCTTCAATCAAGTCAGTGTGGAACAAGTGGGTGGAACACGTTCCCCTGTGCTTTACTGGACCCAACTTTACTGTTGACGAGTAGCTTATGCCCCTTCAGGAAATACATGCTATCTCAACCTGCAAAATATGGAATCAAGAACTGGGCTGCCTATGATGCTACATCATTATATTCACGGAACCTGCAGGTATATACTGGATGGAGAAGCTcctcagaaaaaccaaggaatgTGGGCTGCCCTGGGCATGACACAGGGACTCTGCGGTCACAGCATCACATGTGACAATTTTATTTCTTGCACAATTTTTCTTCTTTAAGAGAAAGCTGATATTGGTGAGAACAATAAGGAGAAACAAGCCAGAGCTCCCACCTCAGCTGATGACTACAAAGAACAGGCCTGTCAGTTCAAGTAAGTTTCTATTAACAGCCAATACATTATCTGTGTCTTATattccaaaagaagaagaaaaatgtggcacTCATTAGCACACTGTATAGGGACCACCGAAATGAAAGTGAAGAGCATCATAAACCAGAAATCATTATGGATTACAATGCTACAAAAGTTGGAGTAGATAATGCAGATAACTCGAATAAATTGATGAGTGGCCACAGCTGTAAAAGAAGCTCCCTACGCTGGCCACTTGTAATATGTTTCAATATTTTGGAGGTTTCCGCTTACAGAGCATCTGACATCTGGATGGCACTGAATCCAAATTGGAATATTGGAAAGCTACAGAAGAGACGACTCTTTCTTCAAGAGCAGTAAGTAATTGGTAAGACATTAAATCTAGAGAAGGCAACATATCCCAAGGACCCCATCCTCTACGGCCACAGAAGGAGGATGCTAGAGCTACAGGACCACCAACTCCAAAACTTGAAGCAAGTATGAATGTGTGATTAGACTTTTAGAACTTACCAGCGTCCTTTCATCATTCTAGGTTGCTGCCAGTAGCAGCAAGAGGGAGCGCTGTAATGTTTGTAGACCCAAGAAGGACAGGAAGACACCATTTGCATGCATCAAGTGCAAGAAATACATCCGCAATGCACACAAAGTAaaatgatgtccttgatgtgatGTGTAGATGGTATGAATTTGTGTTATGACAT harbors:
- the LOC114651757 gene encoding secretory phospholipase A2 receptor-like isoform X2, with the protein product MNSQSGLSGWINTMGSILIIPAGFRLFVMVVHGSQEFNYYYVNETMNWTNAQAYCRSNFADLVTIADKEELKEILNNLTRENYSDAEIWIGLKDIHKTNGTWSNDETFTYRNWNVGEPNNDNVSCGTMYYHRNETNHNGTWNDCGCQNSQPFICYAVKRKFHAVNTNMSWFSALEHCNSNYNGMATIRSEREEWHLLKYLNGTNIREKVWIGMRRSRVFGFWFWMNDDPVIYQNWLNDSSKNIQDDQNCATLDQNQTKWVKQDCAGPALFVCY